The following are encoded together in the Oreochromis niloticus isolate F11D_XX linkage group LG12, O_niloticus_UMD_NMBU, whole genome shotgun sequence genome:
- the LOC102075995 gene encoding dickkopf-related protein 4 isoform X2 has translation MWMLRSVLCVSLVCGLALDSNTIRSSKESTLQSSELPDRSHDNRTETNSNSHRRQRPTCTATECNAPPRGRCSNRADRRPSPSDGQADGQAGRVTGGQRDADGNRTKAPEMSSCVRSGDCADGLCCVRYLTGKRCQRIPVEGEACLLRGPTKRRRNLGRCDCDAGLFCAAVDRAETGKNKRQGVCAPRPKQGQRKTRHSGKKRRTAEGSC, from the exons ATGTGGATGCTGCGCAgcgtcctgtgtgtgtctctggtcTGCGGTCTGGCTCTGGACTCAAACACCATCAGATCCTCCAAAGAGTCGACGCTGCAGAGCTCCGAGCTGCCG GATCGTTCCCATGACAACAGGACGGAGACAAATTCCAACTCCCACCGACGACAAAGGCCGACATGTACTGCGACCGAATGCAACGCACCTCCG AGGGGGCGCTGCAGTAACAGAGCTGACAGGAGGCCGTCCCCCAGTGACGGACAGGCGGACGGACAGGCGGGCAGAGTGACGGGAGGACAGAGGGACGCCGACGGCAACAGGACCAAAG CTCCGGAGATGTCGAGCTGCGTGCGGTCCGGCGACTGCGCGGACGGCCTGTGCTGCGTCCGGTACCTGACCGGCAAACGGTGCCAGCGGATCCCGGTGGAGGGCGAGGCCTGTCTACTGCGAGGTCCCACCAAGCGGAGGAGGAACCTGGGGCGCTGCGACTGCGACGCGGGGCTCTTCTGTGCCGCCGTGGACCGGGCGGAGACGGGCAAAAACAAGCGCCAGGGGGTGTGTGCGCCCCGGCCGAAGCAGGGCCAGCGGAAAACAAGGCATTCTGGGAAGAAGCGGAGGACGGCAGAGGGGAGCTGCTGA
- the LOC102075995 gene encoding dickkopf-related protein 4 isoform X1 — protein sequence MWMLRSVLCVSLVCGLALDSNTIRSSKESTLQSSELPDRSHDNRTETNSNSHRRQRPTCTATECNAPPQRGRCSNRADRRPSPSDGQADGQAGRVTGGQRDADGNRTKAPEMSSCVRSGDCADGLCCVRYLTGKRCQRIPVEGEACLLRGPTKRRRNLGRCDCDAGLFCAAVDRAETGKNKRQGVCAPRPKQGQRKTRHSGKKRRTAEGSC from the exons ATGTGGATGCTGCGCAgcgtcctgtgtgtgtctctggtcTGCGGTCTGGCTCTGGACTCAAACACCATCAGATCCTCCAAAGAGTCGACGCTGCAGAGCTCCGAGCTGCCG GATCGTTCCCATGACAACAGGACGGAGACAAATTCCAACTCCCACCGACGACAAAGGCCGACATGTACTGCGACCGAATGCAACGCACCTCCG CAGAGGGGGCGCTGCAGTAACAGAGCTGACAGGAGGCCGTCCCCCAGTGACGGACAGGCGGACGGACAGGCGGGCAGAGTGACGGGAGGACAGAGGGACGCCGACGGCAACAGGACCAAAG CTCCGGAGATGTCGAGCTGCGTGCGGTCCGGCGACTGCGCGGACGGCCTGTGCTGCGTCCGGTACCTGACCGGCAAACGGTGCCAGCGGATCCCGGTGGAGGGCGAGGCCTGTCTACTGCGAGGTCCCACCAAGCGGAGGAGGAACCTGGGGCGCTGCGACTGCGACGCGGGGCTCTTCTGTGCCGCCGTGGACCGGGCGGAGACGGGCAAAAACAAGCGCCAGGGGGTGTGTGCGCCCCGGCCGAAGCAGGGCCAGCGGAAAACAAGGCATTCTGGGAAGAAGCGGAGGACGGCAGAGGGGAGCTGCTGA